TTTACTGCGGTTATTTTTTTAACCAAAAACAAGGTCAATATAAAAGCAAAACTTTTCTTATGCATTACAGCTAGCTTGTTGTTTTTTCTTTAAACCCTTGCAAGTCTATTAAAGAAATACACATCCCAAACAAAATCAAAATGCAATAATCAAGGTGGATAAAAATCGAAAAAACATATCACAATAGAATTACGAGAAAAGCCGTCCTTTAAACCAGAAGAACTTTCTCTTGTCATTGAGAGATCTTGAAATATCCAACAGTGGTAAAAACGCATTTAAAGCAGGAAAACTCACAGAAAGTGAAGAATACAAATTCTTCAAAGAATATAGAAAAGTTTGGTGGGTATAGAACTCCTTTTAAAAACTATGAGTAAAAAAATATTCTTATCATTATCGTTCTTTTTATTTCTCAGTTATTCCTGCATTAGCATCAAAGGATTAACTGATGGATACAAGAGTTTGTCTAAAGAGCATAAAGAGAGGGTAGTCAGACTAGCCTCCCTTTCGACGGGAAAATTCAAACACATAGCAACTCCGGATTCTGTATACGTAGTATCTGCCAATACACTAAAAAATATTATCCTAAACAGCAGGAGTGAATATCAATTATTATACGAATACATTCCTGACTGTCCTTCAGAAATATGCATCCCAATCAAAACTTTTTTAGATATATGTACTCAATATGGGGCAGAGCCTATTATATTATCATTCTACTTTGATAATAATCTATTTAGCAAGTCATCAAATGATTTTATTTGCTATGTAGCTGACTCAAAAGCCTACAAAACGAAGTTTGTTTACAAATATTCTCCAAAGTTTATTTCAGAGCTGACAAATGGGGCTATCAAAGAAAATGACTCTTGGATGTACAATATGTACCTGTTTCATAAGGGCATCTTTGTTAAAACCATAAACATACTTAGGCATGAAGAGGAGCTATCCGAAATCCTTAGAGTTCGATAAATTGTGATCGTTGTTTACGCCTAAAAAATGCTAGCAGATAGCAGTAGTCTTTTTCAATCCATAACCGACGATAACCGACGGTAATCGACCGACTCGGTGAGTCGTGGTATTATCTTTGCATCCACAAAAAAAGTCTCCTTCGACCTCGTGAAAGATCGAAGGAGACAGTCCACTATCTTGTGAGAGCAGTGCTATTTGCGCTTGTGTGGAACGACTGAGAGTGCACCGCCGGCACTATTGCCTCTGAACTCGGGGGCATAGTAGGAGACGACCTCGGCCGGTCCGTAGACAAATGCCCCTTCGGTGGTGGCTGTGGCTTCGAGTTCGAAGACGTGTCGCCCTCTCGGGATATAGTCCACAAAGAGTTGGTCGGCACTCTCGGTGCGGCGATAAGCCCACCAAACTCGATCGGAGATCTTGTAGCCGTTGAGGTTGTAACCCGGTTCGCTCCCTGCCGGACGATCGTCTCGGATGGTGACGAGAGAGAGGTCTCTATTCGTTTCGACAGTATAGCGTACGATGAGCTTTTCGCCCTTGAATGCCGGAGCATCGATGGTCACGGGAACGATGGCGGTCTTGCCCTCGTCCCGAACACGGCGAGCAAAGACTTCCTTGGAGACCTTCAGATGTTCGCCCGTAGGTGTGACTTCGACCATCGGTTCAGTGACATGATAGACAACCCCTCCGAAGAAGAAATCGGTGGTGATACCTTGATCCAAAGCGACTTCTACACTACTACCGACACCGTCAAGTTGTCGTGTGACAAAACCCATGGCTCGCTCGACATCGGTGAGAGCTGTCACCCTGCCGTCGATGACGAGGGTCGCACCCCGATCGACCTTGGTAGGTGTGACATGAGTGAGAAGGAGTTTGATGGCTTCGATGGAGTAAGTATCGTCCCAGATGACACCTTGCTTGTGGCGAAGGAGAAGGGCAATGACGTTCTCGGAGAGGAGCATCTTGTCCCGAGCTTGTTTGTACAGCTCGAAGCCGACTTGTTCGCTATCGCTGAAGGTGTGACGGCTCATATCGTCGATGAAGGTCTGCACCTCGCTGTTGTGCTTGACATCACCATAAATGCGAGCAAACCTGCCATAGCGAAGGAGAGCGCTGACCCAGAAGTTGCGGTAGCCCTTACGTGCGGTGTCGGCCTCTTCCTTCAGACGAGAGGTGAAGGCTTTGTCCATCGTCTTGATGTCAAGACCGTGAGCATGACGGATGACAGCATAATCGATGAGACTGAGATAACGATTTCGCTCCTTCTTATACTCCTTGTCCAGAAAAGCGAAGGCTTCTCCTATCTCTTTGGACAGCCTTGACACTCGCTCGGATTCGGGGGCGTCACCGAGCATCTTGAGGACATAAAGTGTAAGCCATGTAGAGGGGTATCCTCGCACGAAAGTCCACCCACCATCGGCATGGACAGCGGATTTGATCCTCTTCGTGAGGTGCTTGAGATACTCTTCGAGCCGATGATCATCGGTAACGAAATCATAGAAATACACCAACGTGCGTGGATCGGTCAGTCTCTGTGACATGAAGTGTCCGCGATCGGACTTGAGATCGACGGATGGACTTCTCTTGGCGGCTTCGTGAAGATCGGGCAGTGCCTCAACGATCGAAGCTCTCACCTCGGGATGAGTGCGGAAGAGTGCCCTGATGTTGGAAAAGACAACGAAGTGGTGCAGTGCTCCATAGATGGACAACTGATCGACACTGTGCTCCATCGACATGGTGTACTCTTGCGCAAGGCGAGTGAGAACAAGGTTGGTGGGATTGAAGTAGGCAAAGAGGTTGGGGACAGAACTGAACTTGTCCGACTTGGGCAGGTCAAGCCTGACCTGAGTACCTTTGTATAGAGAAAATGGTACGGCAACACCGTATTCCATGAGATGTGAGCGTAACGGTATCGTCCGCTTGACAGCATCCGAATAGCCATCGGTGATGATCTGTGCGGTGAGCGAGAGACTGTCTCCGATGAGGTGTGCAGGCAGGAGTTCGAAACGGACAGCCGTTGCGCTTTCAGCCGCAACCGTTTGGGTACCCGAAGTGAGTTCGTCATCGCCGATGAGGACACGATACGAGATCGGAAGAGCGATCTTCTGTGTGTTGCGCAGAAGGACTTCGCCGATCATCTTGTCTCCTCGGGTGAGGTAGCGTGGGAGATTGATCTCGACAGACACAGGTGCAAAGACATCGAAGTGGTGGTCTTCGATCTCCTGTGCTTCCAACTTCTTATCGAAGACAAACACCTTCTCGACATACTTCGTCTGAGTGTGTGGCAACGAATACTTGAAGTCGACCTCTCCCTTGGCATTCGTCGTCAGGAGGGCGGTAAAGTAAGCCGTCTCAGAGAAGTCGGAACGCGTCTCGATCTCGACCTCATCAAAGCCTCCTCCTTTGGCGGCCATCGGTGCACTTCGGGATGTGGCCATCTCGAGCGAAGCGACATTCATGGTCTGCACCTCCATACCCATATCTCTGACACTTGCCAATCGAGGCTGCCCATAGAACTCGAAGACACGAGAGATCTTCTGCCAGAAAGAGCGACCTCCTGCGACATCAAGTACGGCCTTGTCAAAGACTGTCACAAGGACGGCCGCATCAGTCAATGGCTTACCGCCATCCTTGATGATATATCTGCGCGATACTTCTGCTCCGGGCACGAAGGTCTTATTTTCGTCCAATAGTTCGATGGTGACACCCTTGGCATCCTCTTGACGCTGAAGGGGTATCTCCAACTCCTCTCTGAACGTGTCTCCATTCCTTATCGTGGAGAATGTCACCTTGGCTTCACTTCCGGAAAGGAATCTTCGGGGGATACGCACCGTAACCATGTTCTTATCGGCACGAATGATGTCATAATGAACGATATCCTCCTTATCCTTGACAATCATCAAGATGGATAGGTCATGCGAACTACCGACACGTATCAGCAGGTCTTTGGGGTTAGATTCCTGTGGGCTGTAAGGCATCACCCATAGCGGCATAGGTACAGGGGGGTGCTTGTCCTTTCGACCGTAGACATACACTTCTTTCAGTTCATTGACGACTTGATTTCCATAGCCATCGGTAGCTCTCAGCCCAAGGGTATATGCCCCACTTTTGAGGGTCGGCATCGAGAAGGTCTTACTGCCTTTGATGGGCAGTCGGCCAAGCTCCACCACTTCTCCCTGAGCACCCTTCAGATAAGCATAAACACTGTATCGATCGAGGTCACCGAGGGGGAGCTTGGCATAGGGTTGAGACTCCGTACCAAGCGTGAAGTCGGCCTTGTCGAGAGCAGACACGGAGATCAGCGCACCTGCACTCAGTGGCAGATCTGTGCTGTCCTTCTGCATACCGAGAGAAGTCGTAGCTATACGACCGAGCGCATCTATGGCAGAGACCCTGAGATAGTCTCGGTAGTAGCTCCTAAGGTCGGATATGGGCAGTGTCCGAACTTCAAAACGACCGCTCTCATCGACGTCTTGGGATATCGTCTTCTCGGACTTATCCGTGTCATAGGAGATCGTCACTCTTCCCGAAGATGGGTGTCCGTTGAGGTCGGTCATCCGGCCATGGATGATCATGGGTCGACCGATGACATAACCCGAAGGGATGCTGTCGATATGGACCTGAAGATGCTGGAGCTTATAGGATTGGACATTGATGTAGTACTGTGTCTGATACGCCCCTTCAGTGGCGACAACGAAATTCGTGTATGCTTCATCCTTCGGGAGTGCGTAGGCAATCTCCGCCACACCGTTGGCATTGGTCTTGATCGGCATGGTCGCCAACCTCGTGCGTTTGCCATCGATGTCGGCATAGATGATGACCCGATCCGAGTGATTCGGCACGATCTCAAACCCTTCGGGGTTATCATTGTAAAACACCAACCCCGCCTTGACCACCTGACCATAGCGATAGATCGGTCTGTCGGTATAGACCTTGACCTCCCTACGCATCTCTCTTATGACTTTCGTGTCATAGATACGATATATGTATGACCTGTACTTGTCATCCGCAAGACGATCGTCCTTGATGACAAGATACATATCCTCCGTCTGCCTCAAGACCGAAGCATGCCCTTTGTCATCGAAAATCACGGTGCTGATCTCTCTTTGCTCGGTACGATCATAGAGTATCCCCCTCACGCCCTTTATCGGCTTGCCATCGTGGGGATCCAGAGCAAAGAATTCGTGACGATCGTCCAGACCATGATCCATCACCCTGAGACGATCATGAGTGATGGTCTCTCTGTCGAAATATCTGTCGGACGACTTATGTCCCAAAGTATAATGATAATGCCCCGTCCCGGAGAGAGCCTCCCTAAAGTTCTGCCGAACGACACGGTTCGCCTTGGGCGCAAGGACCCGAGCAGAAGTCCGTCTCCCTCCCTCTTCATACCAACCGGAGGACTTTGTCCGCAGGCTCTTCACCTCCACCTCTTGATCGGTGATGGCCACAACCTGCACCGTAACAGACCCGTCCCCGGCCTCATAATCCTTGAGAGCCAACCTACCGACAGGAGCGAACACCTCCGCTTTTGCAGCATTGATGCGCTTCTTATAATCCGAGATCGTCAACTTCTGTACCAACCTCTCATATCCACGCACAAGAGCCTGCTCTGCTTGCACCCAAGCCCGCTCATCCTCCGCACTCGCGTCGAACGACAAGACCTGACTCTTCAGATCGCTGACCTTCTCCCATTCTCGCTCCCGCAGGATAAGGAAGTCGATCATCACCTCCTCATCTTTGCCCTCGAAAAGGGGACGAAAGCCCTCCAGAGCCTTGATCCTCTCATCGCTTCGGCTCTTCTTACCACACAAGAACTCACACAGCACCAAGCCCTCGGCATAGAAGCCCTCACCACAAGCGGATGAGATTTCGTCGGCGACAAAGGCATCCATCTTCTCCTTGAGTGAGTATTCGGAGTCACTGTAACGGACAAGCTCCCAAAACCTCATCAGCGTCGACAAGACAGCATCATACCGGTGGCTCATCTTGTCTATATCTCCATACAGAAAGATATTCTGAGCTCTCCGCACCTGTATCTGATAGATGAGATCCTTGACGGGGAGCTGAGCCAGAACTTTTCGCTGTGCCAGCAGACCTCTCAAGGTCGCCATCACCTCTTCGGTCGTCCGTTCGTAGCCCCACTTCAAGGTATCTGTCGAAGTCGCCTCCTCGTCATATTCTCTGATGACTCTGTTGTAATTTGCACTCAACCTATTGAGCGCAAGCATCTGCGGAAGTATGTCTGTTTTCTCTTTATCACTCATGATTGCACTCTTGGTAAGTCTTTCGGGACCGAGGATCGTACTGCGGGTCGCAGCTCCCACGCGCCACAAGAGAGCGGCAAACAGTGATAAGATGACGAGCAGACTGACAACTTTGTATCTCATATCTC
This is a stretch of genomic DNA from Porphyromonas cangingivalis. It encodes these proteins:
- a CDS encoding alpha-2-macroglobulin family protein — protein: MRYKVVSLLVILSLFAALLWRVGAATRSTILGPERLTKSAIMSDKEKTDILPQMLALNRLSANYNRVIREYDEEATSTDTLKWGYERTTEEVMATLRGLLAQRKVLAQLPVKDLIYQIQVRRAQNIFLYGDIDKMSHRYDAVLSTLMRFWELVRYSDSEYSLKEKMDAFVADEISSACGEGFYAEGLVLCEFLCGKKSRSDERIKALEGFRPLFEGKDEEVMIDFLILREREWEKVSDLKSQVLSFDASAEDERAWVQAEQALVRGYERLVQKLTISDYKKRINAAKAEVFAPVGRLALKDYEAGDGSVTVQVVAITDQEVEVKSLRTKSSGWYEEGGRRTSARVLAPKANRVVRQNFREALSGTGHYHYTLGHKSSDRYFDRETITHDRLRVMDHGLDDRHEFFALDPHDGKPIKGVRGILYDRTEQREISTVIFDDKGHASVLRQTEDMYLVIKDDRLADDKYRSYIYRIYDTKVIREMRREVKVYTDRPIYRYGQVVKAGLVFYNDNPEGFEIVPNHSDRVIIYADIDGKRTRLATMPIKTNANGVAEIAYALPKDEAYTNFVVATEGAYQTQYYINVQSYKLQHLQVHIDSIPSGYVIGRPMIIHGRMTDLNGHPSSGRVTISYDTDKSEKTISQDVDESGRFEVRTLPISDLRSYYRDYLRVSAIDALGRIATTSLGMQKDSTDLPLSAGALISVSALDKADFTLGTESQPYAKLPLGDLDRYSVYAYLKGAQGEVVELGRLPIKGSKTFSMPTLKSGAYTLGLRATDGYGNQVVNELKEVYVYGRKDKHPPVPMPLWVMPYSPQESNPKDLLIRVGSSHDLSILMIVKDKEDIVHYDIIRADKNMVTVRIPRRFLSGSEAKVTFSTIRNGDTFREELEIPLQRQEDAKGVTIELLDENKTFVPGAEVSRRYIIKDGGKPLTDAAVLVTVFDKAVLDVAGGRSFWQKISRVFEFYGQPRLASVRDMGMEVQTMNVASLEMATSRSAPMAAKGGGFDEVEIETRSDFSETAYFTALLTTNAKGEVDFKYSLPHTQTKYVEKVFVFDKKLEAQEIEDHHFDVFAPVSVEINLPRYLTRGDKMIGEVLLRNTQKIALPISYRVLIGDDELTSGTQTVAAESATAVRFELLPAHLIGDSLSLTAQIITDGYSDAVKRTIPLRSHLMEYGVAVPFSLYKGTQVRLDLPKSDKFSSVPNLFAYFNPTNLVLTRLAQEYTMSMEHSVDQLSIYGALHHFVVFSNIRALFRTHPEVRASIVEALPDLHEAAKRSPSVDLKSDRGHFMSQRLTDPRTLVYFYDFVTDDHRLEEYLKHLTKRIKSAVHADGGWTFVRGYPSTWLTLYVLKMLGDAPESERVSRLSKEIGEAFAFLDKEYKKERNRYLSLIDYAVIRHAHGLDIKTMDKAFTSRLKEEADTARKGYRNFWVSALLRYGRFARIYGDVKHNSEVQTFIDDMSRHTFSDSEQVGFELYKQARDKMLLSENVIALLLRHKQGVIWDDTYSIEAIKLLLTHVTPTKVDRGATLVIDGRVTALTDVERAMGFVTRQLDGVGSSVEVALDQGITTDFFFGGVVYHVTEPMVEVTPTGEHLKVSKEVFARRVRDEGKTAIVPVTIDAPAFKGEKLIVRYTVETNRDLSLVTIRDDRPAGSEPGYNLNGYKISDRVWWAYRRTESADQLFVDYIPRGRHVFELEATATTEGAFVYGPAEVVSYYAPEFRGNSAGGALSVVPHKRK